From the Nitrobacter hamburgensis X14 genome, one window contains:
- a CDS encoding TOBE domain-containing protein translates to MTIEALVTLKSENVPAVGRERLRLLEAVAREGSISAGARAIGITYKAAWDGLDAMANLFGQPLLIRRAGGRAGGGATLTPTGHSVIEAFRRMEAEMVRVLRTIEPELAEAGVSPLDLVSGFLMKTSARNAISGSIINIVSDALSAEVEIAVSPETTIYSVVTHASMEELGLCTGRSVTLLIKAPFVAIATGKAAPKTSARNCIRGTVSRCETSTVSAEIVLDIGAGKTLALSITAHSAKSLGLAPGKPAFALFDAAHVIIAIN, encoded by the coding sequence ATGACGATCGAAGCGCTGGTCACCTTGAAGAGCGAGAACGTTCCGGCGGTCGGGCGCGAGCGGTTAAGGCTGCTCGAGGCGGTTGCGCGCGAGGGCAGCATTTCGGCCGGCGCACGGGCGATCGGCATTACCTACAAAGCGGCGTGGGACGGTCTCGATGCGATGGCCAATCTTTTTGGCCAGCCGTTGCTCATCAGGCGCGCTGGCGGCCGTGCCGGCGGCGGCGCGACGCTGACGCCGACCGGTCACTCCGTCATCGAGGCGTTTAGAAGAATGGAAGCGGAGATGGTGCGTGTCCTGCGCACGATCGAGCCCGAACTTGCCGAGGCCGGCGTTTCTCCACTGGATCTAGTCTCGGGATTTCTTATGAAGACCAGCGCACGCAACGCGATCAGCGGCAGCATCATCAATATCGTGTCCGATGCTTTGAGCGCCGAGGTCGAAATTGCGGTCTCGCCGGAAACGACGATCTATTCGGTTGTCACGCACGCCAGCATGGAAGAGCTTGGATTGTGCACCGGTCGATCGGTGACCCTGCTGATCAAGGCGCCATTCGTTGCTATCGCTACAGGCAAGGCAGCGCCGAAGACGTCCGCGCGCAACTGCATCCGTGGAACCGTCAGCCGATGCGAGACATCCACCGTGAGCGCCGAGATCGTCCTCGATATCGGCGCAGGCAAGACGCTTGCATTAAGCATCACTGCGCACAGCGCCAAATCGCTCGGCCTCGCTCCAGGAAAGCCCGCATTCGCCCTTTTCGATGCGGCGCACGTCATCATCGCCATCAACTGA
- a CDS encoding winged helix-turn-helix domain-containing protein produces the protein MSNYPSLLVRVTLNAETQLGPGKADLLQAIDETGSIAAAGRQLGMSYKRAWYLIDTMNRYFKEPLVVSTKGGKAGGGAQLTATGRDVVRSFRRIEASAAKAAAKQLSVLMALAAGKRT, from the coding sequence ATGTCCAATTATCCCTCGCTTCTCGTTCGCGTCACTCTCAACGCGGAAACGCAACTCGGTCCGGGAAAGGCCGACCTCCTTCAGGCTATCGACGAAACGGGTTCGATCGCTGCCGCCGGGCGGCAGCTCGGCATGAGCTATAAGCGCGCCTGGTATCTCATCGACACCATGAACAGGTATTTCAAGGAGCCGCTCGTCGTTTCAACAAAAGGTGGCAAAGCCGGCGGTGGCGCGCAATTGACTGCGACCGGTCGCGACGTTGTTCGCAGCTTTCGGCGCATCGAGGCCAGCGCGGCGAAGGCCGCGGCCAAACAGCTCTCCGTGCTGATGGCCCTTGCTGCAGGCAAACGCACGTAA